A stretch of the Kroppenstedtia eburnea genome encodes the following:
- a CDS encoding DMT family transporter: MSGKPERSTGRIYLLLVLTTVFWGSAFPASKVAVASVSPTVAAFFRFGLGAVFMLLILWLGKGKRRRIPKQFRGAVIGLGVTGVALYNLFFFWALHFSPASDGSMIIPTMSPVITVLLAALWWKEKLQRSRLAGLVVAFAGALFFFSGILMGDGVGGGERLIGALFFLLAAICWAFYTLYGNGVLKELDPFPVTAYAMLTGAVLLGLFAAPDLMSVSWSSLEPGFWINQFYLALCPSVLANWFYYRGVQSVGASRAAMFMYIVPVSGVLLAVTLLGERLAPVQVFGSLLMVLGIWLVNRRQEPSPVERQRNRSAEAGVEQS; encoded by the coding sequence ATGAGCGGGAAGCCTGAAAGATCCACAGGTCGGATCTATCTGTTGCTGGTGCTGACCACGGTTTTTTGGGGCAGTGCCTTTCCCGCATCCAAAGTGGCTGTCGCCTCGGTCTCGCCCACAGTGGCGGCTTTTTTCCGGTTCGGTCTGGGAGCGGTCTTTATGCTCCTGATCTTGTGGTTGGGGAAGGGGAAAAGGCGCAGGATTCCCAAGCAATTTCGGGGAGCGGTGATTGGGTTGGGGGTGACGGGGGTCGCCCTTTACAATTTGTTCTTCTTCTGGGCGCTTCACTTTTCCCCGGCTTCCGACGGAAGTATGATCATTCCCACGATGAGTCCGGTGATCACGGTGCTGTTGGCAGCCCTCTGGTGGAAAGAAAAGCTGCAACGGTCCCGGCTGGCGGGACTGGTGGTCGCATTTGCGGGAGCGCTCTTCTTTTTTTCCGGAATTCTGATGGGAGATGGGGTCGGAGGGGGAGAACGGCTGATCGGGGCCTTGTTTTTTCTGTTGGCCGCAATCTGCTGGGCTTTTTATACGTTGTACGGAAACGGGGTGCTGAAGGAGCTGGATCCCTTTCCGGTGACCGCTTATGCCATGTTGACGGGAGCGGTGCTTCTCGGTCTGTTCGCCGCTCCCGATCTGATGAGCGTCTCGTGGTCATCTCTTGAACCGGGATTTTGGATCAACCAATTTTATCTGGCGCTCTGTCCCAGTGTGCTGGCCAATTGGTTTTATTACCGGGGTGTACAGTCGGTGGGGGCTTCCCGTGCCGCCATGTTTATGTATATTGTTCCCGTTTCCGGGGTGTTGCTGGCGGTCACCCTGTTGGGGGAACGGTTGGCACCGGTGCAAGTGTTCGGCTCCCTGCTCATGGTTTTGGGGATCTGGCTGGTCAACCGACGTCAGGAGCCGTCACCGGTGGAGAGACAGAGGAACAGGTCTGCGGAAGCGGGAGTGGAACAGAGCTGA
- a CDS encoding ribulokinase, translating into MRKFVIGIDYGTESGRVLLADVENGKEVAAHVTQYPHGVITSALPGSERKLKRDWALQHPEDYLRVLIEGIPTVLKSSGVDPAQVIGVGVDFTSSTILPIDEKGIPLCLKDGYRDHPHSWVKLWKHHAAEAEAVQVTELAVSRKEPFLKRYGGKVSSEWMIPKILQVVHEAPEVYDRADQFVEAADWLVFRLTGNLVRNLAGAGYKGMWHDGFPDNDFFQALHPSLEGIAATKLRGEVLAPGRKVGGIRPEIAELTGLLPGTAVAAGMIDAHAAVLGAGVSEPGKMVMVMGTSTCHMLMDSKEKFVEGVAGVVRDGIIPGYYGYEAGQAAVGDLFGWFVKNLAPRVKEVESNGDSGALHEWLEWKAGRYRPGETGLLALDWWNGNRSVLMDADLTGLLISCTLSTGPAEIYRALLEATAFGTRKIIDTFEGNGIPVTELYAAGGLPKRNHLLMQIYADVTGRSIKVPLSNETGALGAAICGAVAGGGYDTMEEAIRHLAQSGYKVYTPNAEHISIYDDMYQMYLNLHDHFGRDSDQLMKKLKMLSASV; encoded by the coding sequence ATGCGAAAATTTGTGATCGGAATCGATTATGGAACGGAGTCTGGAAGGGTATTGCTGGCAGATGTTGAAAATGGAAAGGAAGTTGCTGCCCATGTAACCCAGTATCCCCATGGTGTCATCACTTCCGCCTTGCCGGGATCGGAAAGAAAGCTGAAACGGGACTGGGCATTGCAACATCCGGAAGATTACCTGAGGGTGTTAATAGAAGGGATTCCGACCGTTCTCAAAAGCTCAGGCGTCGATCCGGCTCAGGTGATCGGCGTCGGTGTAGATTTTACCTCCAGCACCATCTTGCCGATCGATGAAAAAGGGATCCCTCTTTGTTTGAAGGACGGATATCGGGATCATCCCCACAGCTGGGTAAAACTGTGGAAACACCATGCGGCGGAAGCGGAAGCTGTACAAGTGACCGAGCTGGCCGTTTCGCGGAAGGAGCCCTTCCTGAAACGGTACGGTGGAAAAGTTTCATCGGAATGGATGATTCCCAAGATCCTGCAGGTTGTTCATGAGGCGCCAGAAGTTTACGATCGTGCCGACCAATTTGTTGAAGCGGCGGATTGGTTAGTGTTCCGGTTGACGGGGAATCTGGTGCGCAATCTGGCCGGAGCCGGTTACAAAGGGATGTGGCACGACGGATTTCCCGATAACGATTTCTTTCAAGCGCTTCACCCCAGTTTGGAAGGGATTGCCGCCACCAAACTGCGTGGGGAGGTCCTGGCGCCGGGACGGAAAGTCGGGGGGATCCGTCCGGAGATAGCGGAACTAACCGGGCTTCTTCCCGGCACCGCCGTCGCCGCAGGGATGATTGATGCACATGCCGCCGTGCTAGGAGCGGGGGTATCTGAGCCCGGAAAAATGGTCATGGTCATGGGTACATCCACGTGTCACATGCTGATGGATTCCAAAGAGAAATTCGTCGAAGGGGTGGCCGGAGTCGTCCGGGATGGGATTATTCCAGGTTATTACGGTTACGAGGCGGGCCAGGCGGCGGTGGGGGATCTATTTGGCTGGTTTGTAAAAAACCTAGCCCCGCGAGTAAAAGAGGTGGAAAGTAACGGGGATTCCGGGGCCCTACACGAGTGGCTTGAATGGAAGGCCGGCCGATATCGGCCGGGGGAAACCGGTTTATTGGCGTTGGATTGGTGGAACGGGAATCGTTCTGTTTTGATGGATGCTGATTTAACCGGGTTGTTGATCAGCTGCACCCTTTCTACCGGTCCGGCGGAAATCTACCGTGCTCTTCTCGAAGCGACCGCTTTTGGCACACGGAAGATCATCGACACCTTTGAAGGAAACGGTATACCAGTGACAGAGCTGTACGCGGCAGGGGGGTTACCTAAGCGAAACCACCTGCTTATGCAAATCTATGCCGATGTGACGGGGCGCAGCATAAAAGTGCCTTTATCCAATGAAACGGGAGCTCTCGGCGCGGCGATCTGCGGAGCGGTTGCAGGTGGCGGTTATGACACTATGGAAGAGGCCATCCGGCATTTGGCTCAGAGCGGGTATAAAGTGTATACACCCAACGCTGAGCATATCTCGATTTACGACGATATGTATCAGATGTATCTGAACTTGCATGATCATTTTGGAAGGGATTCGGACCAGCTGATGAAAAAACTGAAGATGTTGTCTGCTTCTGTTTGA
- the prli42 gene encoding stressosome-associated protein Prli42: MQPIWVKTVVYVIIVTLLLTTLISGVLTIL; this comes from the coding sequence ATGCAGCCGATCTGGGTTAAAACCGTCGTCTATGTCATCATCGTCACCCTCCTTCTCACCACACTGATCAGCGGGGTGCTGACCATCCTTTGA
- a CDS encoding EamA family transporter — protein sequence MSLRKNNRIKGFAMVLGAAMLWGFTGTVAQHLLHDRQVDPGWLVTVRLLVSGILLLLFISLRGEGAQVRAVWKTPRDRWELLLLGVVGMMGVQYTFFAAIDTGNAATATLLQYLGPVLLTGWVALSMRRMPESREWAAVGFALTGTFFLVTGGSGSSLSISPAALIWGLLSAVTLAFYTVYPARLLKRWGSAPVVGWAMLIGGVALAFFCPPWAAPWSVWSVETILLILLVVVFGTLVPFFLYLDSLRFLLPSETGLLSCAEPLTAAVLAVWWLGVPFGPGEWLGALLIMGTVILLSIGGQRERVPAKSGSKPAGGF from the coding sequence ATGTCTCTTCGTAAAAACAATCGAATCAAAGGGTTTGCCATGGTGTTGGGTGCGGCGATGCTGTGGGGGTTTACCGGCACCGTGGCCCAGCATCTTCTCCACGACCGACAGGTGGATCCCGGTTGGCTGGTGACGGTTCGCCTACTGGTCTCGGGAATTTTGCTCCTCCTGTTCATCTCTTTGCGAGGCGAGGGGGCACAGGTACGGGCCGTCTGGAAGACACCGCGGGACCGGTGGGAGCTTCTGCTGTTGGGAGTGGTGGGGATGATGGGGGTCCAATACACCTTTTTCGCCGCCATCGATACAGGGAATGCAGCCACGGCAACCCTGCTCCAATACTTGGGCCCGGTCCTGCTGACGGGCTGGGTGGCCCTTTCCATGCGGCGAATGCCGGAGAGCCGGGAGTGGGCGGCGGTCGGTTTCGCGCTGACCGGCACTTTCTTTTTGGTGACCGGCGGCAGTGGCTCCTCTCTTTCGATTTCACCCGCCGCCCTGATCTGGGGATTGTTGTCGGCGGTAACCCTCGCCTTTTACACAGTCTATCCTGCCCGGCTGTTGAAACGATGGGGTTCGGCACCGGTGGTGGGCTGGGCGATGTTGATCGGAGGGGTGGCCCTGGCTTTCTTCTGCCCGCCCTGGGCGGCCCCCTGGTCTGTCTGGAGTGTGGAAACGATCCTTCTGATCCTGTTGGTGGTGGTGTTTGGGACATTGGTGCCTTTTTTTCTGTATTTGGACAGTCTCCGCTTTCTTTTGCCATCGGAAACGGGACTGCTCTCCTGTGCCGAGCCCTTGACCGCCGCGGTACTGGCCGTCTGGTGGCTGGGGGTGCCCTTTGGGCCGGGAGAGTGGCTGGGAGCCCTTCTGATCATGGGAACGGTGATTCTCCTCTCCATCGGTGGACAGCGGGAGCGGGTCCCTGCCAAAAGCGGGTCCAAACCCGCGGGAGGGTTTTGA
- a CDS encoding cobalamin B12-binding domain-containing protein: MDRPIRVLVAKPGLDGHDRGALIIAQSLRDEGMEVIYSGLRQSPAQIVATAIQEDVDVIGLSCLSGAHNELFPQVTRLLKEQGAEEIIVVGGGVIPQSDIPFLKEHGIRQIFTPGTSTKETAEFIRRAVREKEGV, translated from the coding sequence ATGGATCGACCGATACGCGTGTTGGTGGCCAAACCGGGTTTGGATGGACACGACCGGGGAGCATTGATCATCGCACAGTCCCTGCGGGATGAAGGGATGGAAGTGATCTACAGCGGTTTGCGTCAATCACCGGCCCAGATCGTGGCCACGGCGATTCAGGAGGATGTGGATGTGATCGGTCTCTCCTGTTTGTCGGGCGCCCACAATGAACTGTTTCCCCAGGTGACACGTCTGTTGAAAGAGCAAGGGGCGGAGGAGATCATCGTGGTGGGAGGGGGCGTCATCCCCCAATCCGACATCCCGTTTCTGAAGGAGCACGGGATTCGGCAGATCTTCACCCCCGGCACCTCCACCAAGGAGACGGCGGAGTTTATTCGCCGGGCAGTCCGGGAAAAGGAGGGGGTCTGA
- a CDS encoding acyl-CoA carboxylase subunit beta yields the protein MYKKLDELADRRRRVEMGGGEKKIRSQHEKGKLTARERIDLLVDEDTFVELNPFVENTTADIGEAPGEGVVTGYGKVNGRPVYVFAQDFTVFGGALGEMHALKIARLMDLAAKNGAPIIGLNDSGGARIQEGVVSLDGYGHIFYRNSIYSGVVPQISVIMGPCAGGAVYSPAITDFVFMVEKTSQMFITGPKVIETVTGEKISSEDLGGAGVHSTLSGNAHFTAASEPEVLDQVRRLLSFLPQNNVEDPPRIYAKEDDGWVEDLIDLVPVEGTKVYDVRKVIDCVVDRGDFMEVQEKFARNIVVGFGRIDGQPVGIAANQPKVMAGGLDIDSSDKLSRFIRFCDSFNIPVITFVDVTGFFPGVNQEHRGIIRHGAKILYAYSEATVPKITVITRKAFGGAYVALNSKAIGADMVYAWPSAEVAVMGPEGAANIIYSREIGESDDPAATRAEKIEEYRNKFANPYVAASKGMVDDVIDPRETRQKLRQALEMLRNKREDRPAKKHGNIPL from the coding sequence ATGTACAAAAAACTGGATGAACTGGCAGACCGTCGCCGTCGGGTGGAGATGGGGGGCGGCGAAAAGAAAATACGTTCACAACACGAGAAAGGGAAACTGACTGCACGGGAGCGGATCGACCTGCTGGTGGATGAAGACACCTTTGTGGAATTGAACCCCTTTGTGGAGAACACCACCGCCGACATCGGTGAGGCACCGGGGGAAGGGGTGGTGACGGGGTACGGGAAGGTGAACGGTCGACCCGTCTACGTCTTTGCCCAGGACTTCACCGTCTTCGGGGGAGCGCTCGGAGAGATGCATGCCTTGAAAATCGCTCGTCTGATGGATCTGGCGGCCAAAAACGGAGCCCCGATCATCGGTCTGAACGATTCCGGTGGCGCCCGGATTCAGGAGGGGGTGGTCTCTCTGGATGGGTACGGTCACATCTTCTACCGAAATTCCATCTATTCCGGCGTGGTGCCCCAGATCTCGGTCATCATGGGTCCCTGTGCCGGCGGGGCCGTCTATTCCCCGGCCATCACCGACTTTGTGTTTATGGTGGAAAAGACGAGCCAGATGTTTATCACGGGTCCCAAGGTGATCGAGACCGTCACCGGGGAGAAAATTTCCTCTGAAGACCTGGGGGGTGCCGGGGTTCACTCCACGCTGAGCGGAAATGCCCATTTCACCGCCGCCTCGGAGCCGGAAGTGCTGGATCAGGTGAGGAGATTACTCAGTTTCCTGCCCCAAAACAACGTGGAGGATCCCCCCCGCATCTATGCCAAAGAGGATGATGGCTGGGTGGAGGACCTGATCGATCTGGTTCCGGTGGAAGGGACGAAGGTGTATGATGTACGCAAGGTGATCGATTGTGTCGTCGACCGGGGTGACTTTATGGAAGTGCAGGAGAAATTTGCCCGCAACATCGTCGTCGGTTTTGGCCGGATCGACGGACAACCGGTGGGGATCGCCGCCAACCAGCCCAAAGTGATGGCCGGGGGGCTGGATATCGATTCCTCCGACAAGTTGAGCCGGTTTATCCGGTTTTGCGACAGCTTCAATATCCCGGTGATCACTTTTGTGGATGTGACCGGGTTTTTTCCCGGGGTGAATCAGGAGCATCGGGGGATCATCCGCCACGGAGCCAAGATCTTGTATGCTTATTCCGAGGCGACAGTACCCAAAATCACCGTCATCACCCGCAAAGCCTTCGGCGGAGCTTATGTGGCTCTCAACAGCAAAGCGATCGGGGCGGATATGGTTTACGCCTGGCCTTCCGCAGAGGTGGCGGTGATGGGGCCGGAAGGGGCGGCCAACATCATCTACAGCCGGGAGATCGGGGAAAGCGATGATCCCGCCGCCACCCGCGCCGAGAAGATTGAGGAGTACCGCAACAAATTTGCCAATCCTTACGTGGCGGCATCCAAGGGAATGGTGGACGATGTGATCGATCCCAGGGAAACCCGGCAAAAGTTGAGACAGGCCCTGGAGATGTTGCGGAACAAACGGGAGGACCGGCCCGCAAAGAAACACGGAAACATCCCGCTGTAA
- a CDS encoding L-fucose isomerase yields MNGKNVDRLQGELPKIGIRPVIDGRRGGIRESLEDVTWQMAESVATFLTESLRYPNGQPVQCILADTCIGGVTEAAQTAEKFSRNGVGLTITVTPSWCYPTETMDQDPHMPKAIWGFNGTERPGAVYLAAAQAAHNQKGLPVFTIYGQHVQDMDDTTIPEDVQEKLVQFAKAGLVVAGIRGKSYLSIGSVSMGIAGCIIDEDFFQNYLGMRNEYVDMSELIRRVNLNIYDREEYERALEWVKRFCPEGRDVNPEHLQRSREQKDQDWEFVVKMALIARDLMVGNPNLSPLGFGEEALGHNAIAAGFQGQRAWTDYFPNGDFMEAILTSSFDWNGIREPYVFATENDSLNAVTMLFGQFLTQRAQIFADVRTYWSPEAIQRVTGESLTGLASGGMIHLSNSGAATLDGTGCQRVDGKPAMKPFWEITEEEVEKCLEATRWCPAVDFFRGGGFSSQFVTEGNMPVTMARINLVKGLGPVLQLAEGYTAEVPEEIQHILTERTNPTWPTTWFVPNLTGTGAFKDVYSVMCHWGSNHCALSYGHIGGDLITLASMFRIPVSMHNVPEERMFRPSAWSAFGESDPVGADYRACATYGPLYK; encoded by the coding sequence ATGAACGGAAAAAATGTGGACAGGCTTCAGGGCGAACTGCCCAAAATCGGGATCCGTCCCGTTATCGACGGGCGCCGTGGCGGGATCCGGGAATCCCTGGAGGATGTTACCTGGCAGATGGCTGAATCGGTGGCAACGTTTTTGACCGAAAGCCTGAGGTATCCCAATGGTCAGCCCGTCCAGTGCATCCTGGCTGATACTTGTATCGGGGGTGTCACGGAAGCTGCCCAAACCGCCGAAAAGTTTTCCCGAAATGGGGTCGGCCTAACGATAACAGTTACCCCTTCGTGGTGTTATCCCACGGAAACGATGGATCAGGACCCGCATATGCCGAAAGCGATCTGGGGATTTAATGGCACGGAACGGCCCGGGGCCGTTTATCTGGCAGCGGCACAGGCTGCTCACAATCAGAAAGGTCTCCCCGTATTCACGATTTACGGGCAGCATGTGCAGGACATGGATGATACCACGATCCCGGAGGATGTACAGGAGAAGCTCGTGCAATTCGCCAAAGCGGGACTCGTTGTTGCCGGAATCCGCGGGAAATCATATCTGTCCATTGGATCGGTATCTATGGGCATCGCCGGCTGCATCATCGATGAAGATTTCTTCCAAAATTATTTGGGTATGCGAAATGAATATGTGGATATGAGTGAATTGATCCGCCGTGTCAATTTGAACATCTACGACCGGGAGGAATATGAACGGGCCCTGGAGTGGGTCAAACGGTTCTGCCCGGAAGGAAGGGATGTAAACCCGGAACATCTGCAGCGATCCCGGGAACAAAAGGATCAAGATTGGGAATTTGTCGTGAAGATGGCGCTGATCGCAAGGGATTTAATGGTGGGCAATCCGAATCTGTCCCCGTTGGGGTTCGGCGAAGAAGCTCTCGGACACAACGCGATTGCGGCGGGCTTTCAGGGCCAGCGGGCATGGACGGATTATTTTCCAAATGGAGACTTCATGGAAGCGATCCTAACCAGTTCCTTTGATTGGAACGGCATTCGGGAGCCCTATGTTTTCGCAACCGAGAACGATTCCCTCAACGCCGTCACGATGCTGTTCGGTCAATTTTTAACCCAGCGGGCTCAGATTTTTGCCGATGTTCGCACCTATTGGAGTCCGGAAGCAATCCAGAGAGTCACCGGGGAGAGTCTGACCGGTCTTGCTTCCGGCGGTATGATCCATTTAAGCAATTCAGGAGCTGCGACGCTGGATGGAACAGGATGCCAGCGTGTGGATGGAAAGCCCGCGATGAAGCCATTTTGGGAGATTACGGAGGAAGAAGTGGAAAAATGCCTGGAAGCGACCCGGTGGTGTCCGGCGGTAGACTTTTTCAGGGGGGGCGGCTTCTCCTCGCAATTTGTAACCGAGGGGAATATGCCCGTGACGATGGCCCGCATCAATTTGGTGAAGGGTCTCGGCCCTGTTTTACAACTGGCGGAGGGATACACGGCGGAAGTTCCGGAGGAGATACAGCACATCCTGACCGAGCGTACCAATCCCACCTGGCCCACGACTTGGTTTGTTCCCAATCTCACGGGAACGGGAGCGTTTAAGGATGTTTATTCGGTGATGTGCCATTGGGGTTCCAATCATTGTGCGTTGAGTTACGGTCATATCGGCGGGGATCTGATTACGCTAGCGTCCATGTTTCGTATCCCCGTGTCGATGCACAATGTCCCAGAGGAACGGATGTTCAGACCCAGCGCTTGGAGTGCATTTGGCGAATCGGACCCGGTCGGGGCGGATTACCGTGCTTGTGCCACCTACGGGCCGCTTTATAAGTGA
- the mce gene encoding methylmalonyl-CoA epimerase → MKPVVSPEKIDHVGIAVKSLETAVPLYRDILGLPFLGEETVDSEQVRVAFFRLGEVKVELLEPTSPESPIARFIEKRGEGIHHIALSVKEIEGELEGLAAAGIRLIDERPKPGANGTQVAFLHPKSTLGVLYELCQPGKSN, encoded by the coding sequence ATGAAGCCGGTGGTCTCTCCGGAGAAAATCGACCATGTGGGCATTGCGGTGAAAAGTCTCGAAACGGCCGTTCCCCTCTACCGGGATATCCTGGGGTTGCCCTTTCTCGGGGAAGAAACCGTGGACAGTGAACAGGTGCGCGTCGCCTTTTTCCGGCTGGGGGAAGTCAAAGTGGAATTGTTGGAACCGACTTCCCCGGAGAGTCCCATCGCCCGTTTTATTGAGAAGCGGGGAGAAGGGATTCACCATATCGCCCTCTCGGTGAAGGAGATTGAGGGAGAGCTGGAAGGACTGGCGGCGGCGGGAATCCGTCTCATCGACGAGCGTCCCAAGCCGGGGGCCAACGGGACCCAGGTGGCCTTTCTCCACCCCAAGTCAACACTCGGTGTGCTTTACGAATTGTGTCAACCTGGGAAGTCGAACTGA
- a CDS encoding acyl-CoA mutase large subunit family protein, whose translation MGGRSLTTENFDEVYREWEEKTRQLLEKYPEQRERFETLSGIEVKRLYTTRDRKGEEMEKIGLPGEYPYTRGIRPTMYRSRNWTMRQYAGFGSAAETNRRFRYLLEQGQTGLSVAFDLPTQIGYDSDDPMAAGEVGKVGVAIDSLEDMERLLEGIPLDRVSTSMTINAPASILLAMYIAVGEKQGVPAEKLTGTIQNDILKEYIARGTYIFPPQPSMRLITDIFAYCAEKVPRWNTISISGYHIREAGSTAVQEVAFTLADGIAYVQAAVEAGLDVDRFAPRLSFFFNAHNHFFEEVAKFRAARRLWSRIMKERFGAKNPRSLQLRFHTQTGGSTLTAQQPDNNIVRVTLQALAAVLGGTQSLHTNARDEALALPTEASARVALRTQQIIAYESGVTQTVDPMGGSWYVEALTDEIEERALAHIERIDELGGAVAAVEQGYMQREIQRAALETQKGIESGEEVVVGVNRFRLDQEEQPELYRVDPALAREQVERLESLRQRRNGEETDRRLAALKRGAEGTENLMPLILDAVRAYATVGEIANALREVFGEYEPIG comes from the coding sequence ATGGGAGGGAGATCTTTGACAACAGAGAACTTTGATGAGGTGTACCGGGAATGGGAAGAGAAAACCCGGCAACTTCTCGAAAAATATCCGGAACAGCGGGAACGGTTTGAAACGTTGTCCGGGATTGAAGTGAAACGATTGTATACGACCCGGGATCGGAAGGGGGAGGAGATGGAGAAAATCGGCCTTCCCGGGGAATATCCCTACACCCGGGGGATCCGGCCCACCATGTACCGCTCCCGGAATTGGACGATGCGTCAATATGCGGGATTCGGGTCGGCGGCGGAAACCAACCGCCGCTTCCGGTATCTCCTGGAACAGGGGCAGACGGGTTTGTCCGTCGCCTTTGATCTGCCCACCCAGATCGGATATGATTCCGACGATCCGATGGCGGCGGGGGAAGTGGGGAAAGTGGGGGTGGCGATCGATTCCCTGGAGGATATGGAGCGTCTCCTGGAGGGAATTCCCCTGGATCGGGTGAGCACCTCCATGACGATCAACGCCCCCGCCTCCATCCTGTTGGCAATGTATATCGCAGTGGGGGAGAAGCAGGGGGTTCCGGCGGAAAAGCTGACCGGCACCATCCAAAATGATATCCTGAAAGAGTATATCGCCCGGGGAACTTATATCTTCCCCCCTCAACCCTCCATGCGTCTGATCACGGATATCTTTGCCTATTGTGCTGAAAAGGTCCCCCGTTGGAACACGATCAGTATCAGCGGCTACCATATCCGGGAAGCGGGTTCCACAGCGGTTCAGGAGGTGGCCTTCACACTGGCAGACGGAATCGCCTATGTTCAGGCGGCGGTGGAAGCCGGATTGGATGTGGATCGGTTTGCCCCGCGGCTCTCCTTTTTCTTCAACGCCCACAACCACTTCTTTGAAGAGGTGGCCAAGTTTCGAGCCGCCCGACGTCTCTGGTCCCGCATTATGAAAGAACGGTTCGGGGCGAAAAATCCCCGTTCCTTGCAGCTGCGGTTCCATACCCAGACAGGGGGATCCACCTTGACCGCCCAGCAGCCCGACAACAATATCGTCCGGGTCACCCTGCAGGCATTGGCGGCGGTGTTGGGGGGAACCCAGAGCCTGCATACCAACGCCAGGGATGAGGCCCTTGCCTTGCCGACGGAGGCATCGGCGCGGGTGGCCCTCCGAACCCAGCAGATCATCGCCTATGAGAGCGGAGTGACTCAGACGGTGGATCCGATGGGCGGCTCCTGGTACGTGGAAGCGCTTACCGACGAGATTGAAGAGAGGGCTCTCGCCCACATTGAGCGGATTGATGAGTTGGGAGGCGCCGTGGCCGCGGTGGAGCAGGGATATATGCAACGGGAGATCCAGCGGGCGGCCCTGGAAACCCAGAAGGGGATCGAATCCGGTGAGGAAGTGGTGGTCGGTGTGAACCGCTTCCGTCTCGATCAGGAAGAGCAGCCGGAGTTGTATCGGGTGGATCCGGCACTGGCCCGGGAACAAGTTGAGCGGTTGGAGTCTCTGCGGCAGCGTCGAAATGGGGAGGAGACGGACCGACGGCTGGCCGCCCTGAAGCGGGGAGCCGAAGGGACGGAGAATCTGATGCCTCTGATCCTGGATGCTGTCCGTGCCTATGCAACTGTCGGGGAGATCGCCAATGCATTGCGGGAAGTCTTCGGTGAGTATGAGCCGATCGGATAA
- a CDS encoding GntR family transcriptional regulator, giving the protein MPIPGELEKYRRVSAKDRVLMWLQEWITDGTLQPGEKIVDGELAEAIGVSRTPVREALQMLELQGFVEMKPGKETRVTGLSRRDATHLYPTLAALESLAAEEAAGRITSETLALLKEYNEEFARAIRDRDRKRALEWDERFHRSIVETAANPYISDFTTVLQLHIKRLKFVFFGSSMVPAQVSVSEHREIIEALEEGDGTRAARCVKQNWLRAMETVMHQLQRREEKHLRGGDGDEREA; this is encoded by the coding sequence GTGCCCATTCCGGGAGAATTGGAAAAATACAGACGGGTGTCGGCGAAGGATCGGGTGTTGATGTGGTTGCAGGAGTGGATCACCGATGGGACGTTGCAGCCGGGGGAGAAGATCGTGGACGGGGAGTTGGCGGAAGCGATCGGTGTCAGCCGGACCCCGGTCCGGGAAGCGCTGCAGATGTTGGAACTGCAGGGGTTTGTGGAGATGAAGCCGGGCAAGGAGACCCGGGTGACCGGATTGAGCCGTCGGGATGCGACCCATCTGTATCCCACGTTGGCGGCGCTGGAGTCGCTGGCGGCGGAAGAGGCGGCGGGGCGGATCACATCGGAGACCCTGGCGTTGTTGAAAGAATACAATGAAGAATTTGCCCGGGCGATCCGGGATCGGGACCGGAAACGGGCGCTGGAGTGGGATGAAAGGTTTCACCGGAGCATTGTGGAGACGGCGGCCAATCCTTATATCTCCGATTTCACCACGGTCCTGCAGTTGCATATCAAACGGTTGAAGTTTGTCTTCTTCGGATCTTCCATGGTTCCGGCTCAAGTGTCGGTATCGGAACACCGGGAGATCATCGAGGCGCTGGAGGAAGGGGACGGGACCCGGGCGGCCCGGTGTGTGAAACAAAATTGGCTGCGGGCGATGGAGACGGTGATGCACCAGCTCCAAAGGAGAGAAGAAAAACATTTGCGAGGGGGAGACGGGGATGAGCGGGAAGCCTGA